Within the Hevea brasiliensis isolate MT/VB/25A 57/8 chromosome 2, ASM3005281v1, whole genome shotgun sequence genome, the region TGTGGAATGGAGGTTGGTTGAAATTCTTTTGGACTTTAATTACTCATGGCTAGGGATGGGATCAATTGATCTTAAGCCAAACAAAGTCATTAACAAAAATTTACAGCCCAACTATCAATTATGCAATACATGTATCATTACTCGAATAATAATGAAACTCTTCCATCTAATTTAcacaaactaaaattttaatgtcaaattttaaattttcatcgaTAAAAAtcgtaaaaaaaattaataataattatacttaAAGTCAGAACActataaaagaaattagcaaccgatcaaatcggttgctaataaattaaaatcgattacTAATCGATTTAATAATTGATTATACAATGAAACTAATTGCTAATCGATTAATAACTacttattaaattaatttctattagcaacaaaaaaaaatatttttacattaaTAACCAAGTTTATTGTTTGTACCCAAAATCTTCTAAATCCCAAGAATTAAGATTTCAGTAAGAAAAATAAAGAATAGCATGAGTCCAGCTTTATTGATCATTGATCAATGATCATGGGTTTATGACAAATTAAATCAAGCATAATTCAGCAAAAAAACGTATTGCTCGAGCAGGACGAGGACAAAAGGCATCATATAAAGAGCCAAaattggaaatggatttagggtTTAAAATTTCAAATATGATCAAAGTATGGATTTAGGGTTGATAGAGAGCATGTTACATGTGAAAAGGAATAACACTTTAACCtttattttgtaatttatttacattttaatttttaaattattatatattataaaatatttaaattttttaagatcttatattttatgtatattaatgttaatataaatattaaattttgaaataaggATTCAAAATTCTTATTATAATAAATCTGAatattacattaaaaaaaaatctaaacatTAAAGTTTTACTAATAATGATAATAGTAAAATTTAATAttgataaataatattaaattttactgAAGAATTTGGATTTTCTTCGCTTCATTTTAATGTCTATATTACATGGATATTAAGGAATCTTATAATTAAACTCATAGCTTAATCAACTTAttagtatttattttttaaaaggaaacaaatctatttatatataaaaaataagtaAATTTTTTCTTGAAATTACCGTTTAGCATTTATTTTTGGTGCTGTCTatagattaatttatttatagttaattattattactatttatattagatatttaatatttttctatttttttaattatttctattactattattattagctCAATTTTtacaactaaaaattttaaataattattttaattaataattcattATTAAAACTTATgctctcaataattaaatttacttttatattttaatttattaaatatataattaatattttttctttAATGCTCATGTATGTATCTCATtatattcataaatttttattatgaatatatatatatatatatttataaagtaTTGTGATATGGCACTTACTTTTTGTACTGCCACATAACACTTactatataaattaatttctttataattactagttattgttatttttaataaacatttatttctcttttttttcttttaattaattttattattgcactattatttcaaattttataatttaaataattattttatttattaattaattattaaattttaaggtCTTTTTAAATTATCAAagatataataaatattattttttctatAATATTCATATCTTTATctcataatatttattttgacaattccttaatatttttatctAGTGTTATATATTAATTTGTAAGATTGATGAACATATCTTTATTATCACTTAATCATATTTTACAAAACTAATTTAAAATAGAttagtaattaaatttaaaataaaataaaataaataaaattaaaattttatgatttattaattattataattagcaAAATATTTCATTTAAAGTTTGCATATTCttttatatgaaaattatttttagcaATGTGTATACGTGTAATTCTCtagtaaataaaaaaattgagacAAATGAAGAAAGACAGGTGTTGTCCATGTAATGAAAGGATAAATACTTATCTGCGGAGATGTGTACATCCATATCTCTAGAACCGGAAGTAAGCTCGAAAGGAAAGAAACAAGGAGGATAGCTTTACTGACACGTCGCTTGCTAAATCCTATGTTTTGTAGTTCACCCGTTCGTTTTGACGTGGCACTCTGACCCAATAACTCTGCCTCGTCGTGGGTCCCCATCACATGCGTTTTCGTACTAAATTAAAGCTTCTGCGAGCTGCAACACGGCCCTCACACAGGGAATCCAATCACCCACACGTGCGTGCTCGACGCCGAAGCAGAAATAATACCAAAACGACGTCGTGCTCAGAGACAGCTACCACAGTAACGAGGTCCCTTTCAACTCAACTCGAGGGATTGGTGTCGGCCCAAATCCCGTTAAGCAGAAAAATCAGacaagaattttaaaaaataaatataaaaatagggaGCATTTTAACAATTTgatccttaattttttttatattatattttaatttttaaattttaaaaaattaattatttatcattaaattttatattatattacactttaatttttaaatttaaaaaattaattatttaatttataaattatatatattaattttaatatataaaataatttaatcttatattaatgaataaaattattataaatattgaaatatatgaattaaattatttttttatattaaaattaaatagattaaatatttaatttttaaaaatttataatttaaaatataatataataaaaattaaaatattaaataattaatttttaaaaaatttaaaaattaaaatattatatgagTAAAATTTATACACCAAATTATAAATTCCCCTATTTTTTTGGGTGAGAAAACAAGGTAAAAAGGGGTGTGTAGGTTGGTGACCAATTCGGTTACAAACGCATGCCAAAGACTTTCTTgctcttataaatatatatacacagcaacaagaagaagaagaagaagaagaagaagaagcaggcGGAGAAGGAGTTCAAAAGATTGTGAGTGCACGTAAGCTCCTTAAACCTTGGTGGTTGTACGCTGGCGGTTTTTGATAGCCCTCAACTCCTTTCCTTGATTCTCCATATATAAATTGTCAACCAAACAAACCaaggaaagaagaaagaagaaagaatcgTTGTTTACAACTCATACCTCTCTTGGAAATGGATACTCTTTGTTTAAAAACAGGAATCCATGGTACTGTTCCATCGATTTCCGTAAGTGGGTCCTTGGAGACCCGTTCCAATGCATCTCAGGTGAGTGCGGTGGCTCGGGAGAAATCCACCACCGTGGCTGCCGCTCCACATCAGAAAGCCGCGTCCAGGTTCTCTTTTAGATACCCTTTGCGTTCTTTGTGGCCCGGTGGAGATCAAAGTAATAGGTATAAAGGGATAGCTGTTGATGATGCCGTCTTGATTGATAATGGAGAGACGAAAAGTGGTGCCGGGGAAGATGCCGATACTAGAACAATGGGCTCGTCTGAACGAAAAAATGGGAACTGGGTGTTAAAGATTTTGCACCTGAGGTCCCTCAGGAaggtggaggaggaggaggaacagGGGATCAGTGGTGGTGAAGGATCAATTGAACAAGGTAGTGATGTTGCTTTGAATGATGGCGTTAATAACAAGGAAGAGGAAGAGTGTGATGTGTGTAGAGTTGAGGATGATGACGAAAAACAAATTGAATTTGATAGGGATTCGTTTTCGAGGTTGCTACGGAAGGTGTCATTAGCTGAAGCCAAGCTATACTTGCAAATGTCGTATCTGGGAAACTTGGCCTATTCCATACCCAAAATCAAGGTACCAATGTGCTGGTTTGtttcctttctcttttttttttttaacaattattttgatCAATCCATTTGTTTGACGTTTCTTATATGTTATATCTGTTTAAAACCAATAAATCTGCTGAACTCAGTTTATCTTGGTGATTATGGAGGGATTAGGAAGGCATTTGATTGATGGGTTTATGGGTTCTTAGATCTAGCTTTGCATGCTAAAATTCTTGTTTCTTTTTTAGATCGTGATAAAATCAATCTTTGTTTGTTTGAGATAGATTGAATCATATGGCTGTTAATAAGAATGAGTTCAATAATTAATAGGCTGAATCATATAGGTCATAAATTTGAGATCTTCAAGTTTGCTGTTTTTCTTTTTTCGTCTGCTTTCATGGAATGGAATACCAGGAAATTTTTTTGGTTTGGTGCCATTTCTTTTAGCATGGATGTTTTAGCACCATGGTTCTTTTAGCGTCTTCCTCATTTGAAAAATTAGTTAGAGTTAATTGCGTTCTAGACAACACATGGTTGATGAAAGAAATTTTTCCCTTGTAAATCAGGCAGGAAATCTCTTAAAAAAATACCGTGGCTTCCAGTTTGTGACTTCATCAATAGAGAAAAGAGAATTGGCGATGAAAGCAGAGAAAGTTCAGGTGTCAGCTGAAGATCAAGAAGCAGAGAAAGGGCGTTCAGAGAAGGAGGCAGAGGGCACAGAACAAAAGAATAATGGCCATCGTATAAGTGCCTCCACTGCTTATCAGATAGCTGCCTCTGCTGCTTCTTATCTTCACTCTCATGCCAAAAGCATACTTCCATTCAAATCCTCAAAGGCTGAGACTGGTAAAGATTTGCCTAAAGGAGACTATGGAGACAATGAGAATCTCAATATGTTAAACACAGAGATGGCTTCTCTCATGGCAACCACTGACTCAGTGACAGCTGTGGTTGCTGCAAAAGAGGAAGTAAAGCAGGCTGTTGCGGATGATTTGAGTTCAACATGTTCTTCGCCATGTGAATGGTTTATATGCGATGATGATCAGGGTACAAGATTCTTTGTGATTCAGGTAAACTATCAATTAATTCTGTAAATAATTGATTTTCTTTTTCCTTAATACGGTAAATTATTGAATTCCTTGCTAAGTTTGTGAGGTGGCGGATTGGCTTGTAATATCCATAGAATAATTTTATATCTGTCATAAAGCATGTGCCAGTTGTGCGTGCCATAGGCAATAATGATTGCCATTAGACCACAGATGGTGAGACACAAAAAAAGTGAtaacttttttattatttattactgTTATCTTCTGTATATTCTGTCATTCTTAGTTATTGTTGTATTTCTGTTGTGCAGGGATCTGAATCACTGGCATCTTGGCAAGCAAATCTACTTTTTGAGCCTGTTCAGTTTGAGGTAAATTCATTTTATCGTTGCCAAATTCTAGTTTATATTTTCTAAAGATTTTTATATCTGTTGACTACTTTATAATGTGATGGATTATTACAAAATGTTCAATGATGATTTCGCATAGAATTATCTTGTGAATGATTGAGTGATGGCTATCTTCTGAAGACAATCAATTCAATTGAAGAAAGCTATTGTTTATCCTTTATGCCAGAATTACAGAAATGTTATTTATCTTCTTGTTCCAGGGACTGGATGTGCTTGTGCATAGAGGTATTTATGAGGCTGCAAAAGGTATATATGAACATATGTTGCCTGAAGTCCATGCTCATCTAAAGTCTTGTGGGAGACAGGCAACCCTTCGTTTCACAGGGCATTCTCTTGGTGGGAGCTTGGCTCTTCTTGTAAATCTCATGTTGTTGATAAGAGGGGATGTCCCAACATCATCCTTACTTCCAGTGATAACATTTGGTGCACCCTCAATCATGTGTGGTGGTGACTATCTACTTCGCAAGCTTGGGCTACCACGAAGTCATGTTCAGGCAATTACAATGCATAGAGATATTGTACCCCGTGCCTTCTCTTGCAATTACCCTAATCATGTTGCAGAGCTTCTGAAGGCTGTTAATGGGAACTTCAGAAATCATCCTTGTCTTAATAACCAGGTATGTTCCACTATTAAATGAAATATGAACTTAGTGGTTGTCCATGAAACATCAAATAAAGTGTGGGTGCCCTGTTACTACAGAAGCTACTATATGCTCCAATGGGGGAGCTTCTGATTCTACAGCCGGATGAGAAATTCTCACCTCACCATCATCTGCTTCCATCAGGCAGTGGTCTATATTTCCTAACCTGTCCATTGTCTGACGATTATGACGCAGAGAAGCTGCTCTGGGCTGCACAGACTTTGTTCTTAAACTCACCACACCCACTTGAGATTCTAAGTGATCGCTCAGCTTATGGTTTTGAAGGAACCATTAAAAGGGATCACGACATGAATTCTTACCTGAAATCTGTGCGCAGTGTAATTCGGCAAGAGTTAAACTGCATAAGAAAAGCGAGGAGAGAGCATCGTCGCAAATACTGGTGGTCCCTTCTGGCACCACGTGGCAGCAGTGGTGGTGTCGTCGTGGAGAGGCCTGTGGTATCTGTCAACATGGGCCAAAACCAATTCAATTTCTCCTGCGTCATACGGAATGGGAGAGAATCCTTGAAACGGTTCAGCAGGCTTGTTGCATCACAACACATGCATTTGCTTGTGGTTCTTTTGTTTCCTGCAAGACTGCTATTTCTGGGAGAATATAGCGTTGTCAATTTGCATTGACCAGCCAATTAATTTGGGATAACTGCATTTTCTGTCATGGAATATCGTATGGGTTGCAGGCATATGGTCAGCAAGATCATTATCATTAGGTGATTCTTTAGATCATTATCATTGGGTGATTCTTTATTCATTGTTTTGAAAAAAAAGGGGAAGAGAGATTCAAATTCTTATTCTTATATAGGATTTGTAATAATGTTGAAATGTCATGTAGATAGAAACTGCAAGCCAATGTTCTGGTCCATAATCCAGATCCAGGTGTAAAATTCTTACAGAAATATTTTTACGAGCATGTTGTGGCATCAAAACGTGTCTACAGATTTGAAAGCGAAAAATGGTGCACATGTTATGACACAAAATTAATATCATTTGGTAATGTGGATATCATTTGCTGAACTATCAAAATATCTCAACTATGCTGAGtatcaattttttgttttttatatTTACGAGCCAGAGTATCAATATCAGTCCATTAATAATTGAGCCATGCACAAAGCAAGCAAGCATCTACATAAGACACCCACTTCCTGAAGCTCTGTGTTAAGTGAATTGTACGACGTACAACTCTCTCACAAAGGGAAAAGAGAAATTGTGCAACGTACTACTATCTATCTCAGAAGAGAAAATTAAGGTCCAAAGAAACAAGCAGAATCTGCATTTAGATTCATTACGCATTAAGCACATGGAAACTTACGTGTAAGACAAAAGCAAAATGGACAAGCCCCGAGGCTAAAAGTCGTGGTCAGCTAAAGGGTGCATAAAAGGCTCAATGGGTGTGTCCCCAGTCCATATTGGCTGGTGCTGCTCTTCGTACGTGCCTATCCATCCAACGAGGCATAATTTTTTCTTAATGGGCGTATCCAGAGCAGAGGTGATTGCGATGAACGCGCGTCGTTTCATGTCATCATCTTGGCTTTATTTGGAACAAAAAAATGCTAAATGCTGCCTATATTGTTGAATATGGGATGTTGAATAGTGGTGGTCAAGTGGAAAGTGGCTTAGGGTGGACCAGAAGACTGCGACGTTTCAGTTTGTTTGTGTTGTTAggaggcatggaattgaaaaagggAAAGATTTTATAAGGCATGAGATGATATTTATTAGGGCTCACTGGGGCAATTGTGGGGTTTAATAGTCACTAGAAAGTAGTTACTAACGTCCGCATCATAAAAGGAAGCAAAATATAGTTTTCTACTTTTCATAATTTCATTTACAATTTACAATCATTgaaattatggttaaatttgAATATAATCATTGAATTTTCAATttgtaattattataatatttaaaataagatTACTATtgcaatttttttatgaaaaatatattatttattttgtgatgatttaataaggTAATCCTAAAGCTCatagaataattttaaaaatattttaattattatatgaaAATTATTATTCAACCCAACAGGTTTCTGTTGGACTATGCAGATTTAAGGGCCAGTTGAAAATGGATAAGTAAATGAGAACGGCCCGAATTTGCATACCATATCAGCTATAGACTATAGGGCCAGATCGAAGAACCCAAAGCTTGAACAACCTCACGGACGAATTATCCAGTGCACAAGAAGCCCGTGTGGCCGTGTCCATTGATTCCTTCACAAAACTCCCAAAGTCACTTACAGAATGGCGTGGTGGCAGCCCTAAGTTGGGAAGATTATTAAATGCctacattttatattataaaaagagtttatttttttatacgaaaaaaaaatttttatatatatactaaaaatattttataatcttCCCTCTAAATTGAAGATTGTAAATAAAGATGAAAAGGTAAAActtaatgtattaaataaaatcaatttaCAATCCAATGAAACACCAAGAGTAAAAAGTAGGGTGAGGATTGGGTTAACCTACTCAAACCTAGATTTTGAGCTAatagaatcaaattaaaattaagaaaaaaaattaaatctaattaaaattgaaaatatttcaTCGGTTATCAATTATAACaaaattaaccaaaaataaaaatttatatttataatattaagtgataaataaaatattaataaaaagtattttaatattttttatttataaaaaataatgaatatgatttattattaataaaataataattacaaattaatatttttaataaaaattataaaataaatattattaataaagatataattaatatattaattaataaaaatttaattattctaaTTGTTAAATCAACTGATGACTGAAAATTAAATCAAACTGAATCAAAGGTAATGCTTACTTAATTGGGAATTCTATTTTTCTCACAACGACATGTCGTGTGCAGAAACTTGGATGTATATTATGCTGTGGATGGAATTGAATAAGCAGATTGAAAATTGCCATGCAAAAAGTCCTAATATTGCACTAAAAGCACAAGAACGATGACGTGGGGCATGTTATGGGCATATAGCAGAATACGCCCTtggaaatttttaaaaatatattgagaatattaaaaaaaattgattttatcattataaaaattttaaaaaataactataaaaattattaattaaatatgtttatatTTTACTAGTAATTAGGATTATTAATGGATTATCAACGAAATTTTTTCATTTACAAATCTAGCATAAGTAATTTTTactgataaattattttatagataaatttatatttttttttagataATTTCATGGGGatcatataaaattattaactatTTATCGATAATACTTTTTattgataattattaaaaataataaattattatatataattatcaatgacaaattattattatggataatTACTAACGATAACTTTTTgtagttaatttttattttatatttttaatttaatttaacttttaaatttaataaaatttaatttaaaattttcatttaatttgttttttaatttatttttactttttaaaatttttttatttttttaattaaatatgaattattaattattttaatttaaatataaaattattttctaattttttaagatttaaatgacttaaaaaaaaataattagtgggTCAAAATAGGCCTTATATATTGTCTATACTACAATTGTCATATATTATCTATTTCTTTCTTAATATTATCGTTAAGAAAAAGTTCATTAATAATTATTGATAAAAAATATTAGTgagtaatttttcttatttttttaatattatcaattAAATATGATTAGTTAATAATTATCAACGATAAATTTTTGTATGTAAtttgttttaaaaattttattttttaatttttttaatattaccaacTAAAAACAAATTCTATGGTAATTGCTGACAAAATATTTTCgtaagtaaaattttttaagagtttgtaattttttttttattagtattaCCAATTAAGTACGATTCATTAGTAATTACGGATCAAAAAATTTTGTAGttaagttttttaaaattttttttatttttttcttaatattaacaattaaatatGGTGTATTTATAATTATCGATGATAAGTTTTCATAGATAattcattttaaaaattttattttctatttcctTGTTAATATTATCGATCCAAAAAATTTGTTGGTAACTACCGATAAAAAATATTCATAggtaatttgttttaattttttttattttctttttaatattaccgATCTAATACGATTCATTGGTAATTACTGACGATAAATTTTTAtaagtaatttattttaaaaattttattttctattttctttataATGTTACCAATCGAAAATAAatttgttagtaattattaacgaaaaatttttgtaggtaatttattttattttatttttctatttacctAATTTGTTTAGCTAAATATAGTTCGTTGATAATTACCGATAAAAATTTTTTgaaggtaaaattttttaagtcttttaaatttttttttataatattacctACTAAATACGGTTCGTTAATAATTACTGACAAAAAATTTTCAtaagtaatttattttaaaattttattttttattttattcgtAATATTACCTATAAAAAATGAGTTCGTTAGTAATTActgataaaataatttcataagtaaaattttttaagtttttgaatttttcttaacttttttttaatattgCCGACTAAATACGAgttagtcggtaattaccaataaaTCTTTCATCagttttttcttttatttgatcGCTAATTTTGTTGTTAATATTAGGCGTCATTTTTATCTACGAAATTGTGTTGTCAGTAAATAGTTCATCGGTAATCGATCGGTAATTTTGTCAGtgcaaatatatttaaattttatttatttttttatcgaTAAATCGTCAGTAAATTATCAACAAAATTAGATAGTCGATAATTTTtatagttatttttaaaatttcttctgGTGTATGTTTTTATTAAATGAGAGAATATAAACACTGGGTGTACTCACTAATCCTTTATGCCCTTAGTGTGTTT harbors:
- the LOC131175360 gene encoding phospholipase A1 PLIP2, chloroplastic-like → MDTLCLKTGIHGTVPSISVSGSLETRSNASQVSAVAREKSTTVAAAPHQKAASRFSFRYPLRSLWPGGDQSNRYKGIAVDDAVLIDNGETKSGAGEDADTRTMGSSERKNGNWVLKILHLRSLRKVEEEEEQGISGGEGSIEQGSDVALNDGVNNKEEEECDVCRVEDDDEKQIEFDRDSFSRLLRKVSLAEAKLYLQMSYLGNLAYSIPKIKAGNLLKKYRGFQFVTSSIEKRELAMKAEKVQVSAEDQEAEKGRSEKEAEGTEQKNNGHRISASTAYQIAASAASYLHSHAKSILPFKSSKAETGKDLPKGDYGDNENLNMLNTEMASLMATTDSVTAVVAAKEEVKQAVADDLSSTCSSPCEWFICDDDQGTRFFVIQGSESLASWQANLLFEPVQFEGLDVLVHRGIYEAAKGIYEHMLPEVHAHLKSCGRQATLRFTGHSLGGSLALLVNLMLLIRGDVPTSSLLPVITFGAPSIMCGGDYLLRKLGLPRSHVQAITMHRDIVPRAFSCNYPNHVAELLKAVNGNFRNHPCLNNQKLLYAPMGELLILQPDEKFSPHHHLLPSGSGLYFLTCPLSDDYDAEKLLWAAQTLFLNSPHPLEILSDRSAYGFEGTIKRDHDMNSYLKSVRSVIRQELNCIRKARREHRRKYWWSLLAPRGSSGGVVVERPVVSVNMGQNQFNFSCVIRNGRESLKRFSRLVASQHMHLLVVLLFPARLLFLGEYSVVNLH